From Branchiostoma floridae strain S238N-H82 chromosome 5, Bfl_VNyyK, whole genome shotgun sequence:
caaaacagcaccagtctttgtcaaggaatgaacattccaatgctgtcgtgacgtcacgttatgccgatagaacacgtgactcagtaagcagtgggtCATAGGTTGCAGGAGGTCTATGGcgttcaatttttgtgttggatattacagtttaactagttcattATTAAAATTTATAAATTGACGAATTTCAGATATTTACTGTACGTATGTAAGTATGGCAGCAGGTGTGGGTAAACAAATTTTGAATCTATTCTTCTTGTATGTGTGTACTGTAAGTTTGGAGTGTATTGTGTGCATTAGAAGAAAAACCAAGcctatcaacattttcaaagtacTATGAATAATAAAACTGCGAGCGATCTAAAGAAAATTTTGTCCAAGCTGTGACCTTTAATGTGGAGAATAGACAtcagaaaataaagcaaaatgacattttttctttccCAAATAACGCCATACAGACTTGATTATATAattagatgacatcctctagacACCCGAAAACTGATGTTAGCATGGGAGAAAACTAAACAGAGAAATATTacaaaatctaagtggtcaggagggTATAACAAAAGGATTGCCATAACACGGTGTACCAAacagatgccatccatatactagtaatcaagtCAAGCCGAATGAAAGCAAAATTACAGTTAGTGCCAAATCCCTTGAAATAGAGAAAGGGTGATAAAAGAAGTTACCTGTGTGCGAAAGAACTCATAAACACTGATCGCCAAACACGgtgaaagacaaaacacattctTCTTTCTACAATCACGAATGAAAAGAGATCTTTAAAGAGGCCATTCAATCCTATCATGAATTCTCGGTCTACAGACTCCTTATATTACAGAATTCATACGTTATAGAAAAGGAGGGatcctttgtcttccactgtctcagaaaagaAGTAGAATTTAGACCAAGCTTTCACATTAGTCTACTGTAGACGCCTGTCACCAGAGACATGACATTGTATCCATtttgttctacactatttgtttgcaTGCCctctttcatgttacctgcaattacgCGGTTATGAATTTACAATAGACTATCATCAGTATAAACAGCCTACCTGTCAATATCAAAAGGGTACATGCCATAGAGGTGAACCTCGTCACACAGACTGACAGCAAAGGTGTACATCCACAAGCCAGAGGAAGGGCGGGCAACCCTGTACTCTGTAGACTTCCAGTACCTGAAAAAGAGCAACAGTCAGCACTTTGGAAGAACGAATCGTCTATGGTCGCATATTTTTGTGTCGGAAATGACATGTTGTTTTACATGTCTCggacataaaaccacagcgaaagtttctgcatttacagtatttcacaaGAAAAGTTGAAACGGTGGAACATAAGTCTAgcgaaaagaaatgaaaaaaaatctaaagttACCGTAGCTTGATATTAGGTGAAAGTTTGTGATATGTGAACAGTTCATAGGATTTTTCATTAAGCAGTGACTACATtataaaggtaaacacacgtacatgtacctccaagttttcgatggctatcagtacATCTTGATTACGGAGAGACCCAGTTCTTGCGAGACTTGCGAGAACTTAGTAAGGTCGagacgtgtgtttacctttaaaaagtagtcactgcttgatgaaaaatcCTATTAACTGTCTGTGTACATAcatgactaatgaatctcttcaaggTGAACATTTAGGAAGCAAATGTAAAATCGAATTCCTCACCCTGTTATCCATTTCTCCATGTCTGGACTTGGGTACGCTGTTCGCACGTTGATATTGTGTTCTACGATGATGTCGTTTGTCCACTGCACATGTTCGTTTTCCCACGTTGCAACAAAAGCAGGTATGAACAAAATTCCTCCTTCTAAACGACGGAGTCTGTTGATGAAGCGTTCCTTCAGCTTCGGCTCCACAAAGTCCTTGTAGTAAGTTAATATCACGGAGGGGTTCATGGTGGTGAAGTTGGATTTGGTGCCCACGTCTTTCTCGTAGCCTTCCAGCTCGGGTAGGTTGCACCGGAACACAAAGTCATGAGTGTCGATCTCCCTACCGCACCCGGAGTGGAGAAGAATTCCTGAGTTACCCACCACTGCACACTTGCGGAAGTGTTTATTCTCCAGCGGTGGCCGGGAGGGCAGCATGTTGTGGAAGCTCTGGGACACCGTCACTGACGAGTGCGAGAAAATTCGGCTTTGTA
This genomic window contains:
- the LOC118416439 gene encoding alpha-2,8-sialyltransferase 8B-like, encoding MSAKMACNGTRGIFRGSVGRKRMGFLVLMFLGLFPMVVFVVQQQWTLVRDKALLKTLECYRLQSGAKNNNCSALTDTKSWKRNETVIKDMQEKVKRFFDPTGNISLLKYQVKPGDRMWFLQSRIFSHSSVTVSQSFHNMLPSRPPLENKHFRKCAVVGNSGILLHSGCGREIDTHDFVFRCNLPELEGYEKDVGTKSNFTTMNPSVILTYYKDFVEPKLKERFINRLRRLEGGILFIPAFVATWENEHVQWTNDIIVEHNINVRTAYPSPDMEKWITGYWKSTEYRVARPSSGLWMYTFAVSLCDEVHLYGMYPFDIDRYGRNVNYHYYDPRPFATTHFGHDMPIEFQVFKSLHQKGALRLQTDKCQSSG